The Thunnus thynnus chromosome 22, fThuThy2.1, whole genome shotgun sequence genome includes a window with the following:
- the LOC137174598 gene encoding fatty acid-binding protein, intestinal-like, which produces MVIHNPTLCYCLQPNEPAAMAFNGSWKVDRSENYDKFMEQMGINIMKRKLAEHDNLKVIIEQTGDKFHIKESSTFRTKEIDFTLGVLFDYSLADGTEVSGAWEMEGDMLKGKFTRKDNNKVLTTTRTLVGGELVQSYNYEGVDAKRIFKKQ; this is translated from the exons ATGGTCATTCACAATCCCACGCTCTGCTACTGCCTTCAACCCAACGAGCCTGCAGCCATGGCATTCAACGGATCCTGGAAGGTCGATCGCAGCGAGAATTATGACAAGTTCATGGAGCAAAtgg GTATTAACATCATGAAGCGCAAGCTGGCAGAGCACGACAACCTGAAGGTCATCATCGAGCAGACAGGGGACAAGTTTCACATCAAAGAGTCCAGCACCTTCCGCACCAAAGAAATTGACTTCACCCTGGGCGTCTTGTTCGACTACAGCTTGGCCGATGGCACTGAAGTCTCA GGTGCGTGGGAGATGGAGGGTGACATGCTGAAAGGCAAATTTACCAGGAAAGACAACAACAAGGTCCTGACCACCACCAGAACTCTGGTGGGAGGAGAACTCGTGCAG AGTTACAACTACGAGGGAGTGGATGCTAAGAGAATTTTCAAGAAGCAGTGA